The following proteins come from a genomic window of Labilithrix sp.:
- a CDS encoding TonB-dependent receptor produces MSSVHTSGNVRPRCFLLLARGVVLRLALAATALAFTSSPAIAFAQQPAPANEVVPPKLTKDSPALYPEQALREKVAGRVVVNLILEIDPSGKVKTATIPEPVGHGFDEAAASAASGLAFEPATRGGAPIAAKIRFSYTFDPPAARVTGKVLRPPNDVPIEGATVVVTDATGEHRVTTGKDGAYRVEGLAAGKVHIHVEARGRTPQDLDEEIGAGEEAEVVLRLAVFEEAPPPTVPGKPGEPEEAIEEVRVKGERPPREVTKRSIPREEINVIPGTNGDALRSLQNLPGVARPPPFGGQLVVRGSAPQDTNYFVDGTNIPLIYHFGGLSSVLPTEVLDHIDFYPGNYGAQYGRGMGGIVDVAVRGPKDDGRMHGMAQVDLIDARFVAERSLGKGWSFMLGGRRSYFDLWLGPILASAAGVSTAPRYYDYQVMLKKELGPDHELRFFFFGSDDRLQIFSSDLGGDFVLGGGIRAVVTFWRAQMRYTNKLNADTRVTAVAAVGQDYVNFGFGPNYLDLTTTPISLRAEVSRRLARAITLNAGIDAIHTPFNIAVRFPVPQRPGVPDSGLNAPSVRQDTSGTLFTPGVYSDLEIVPLRGTRIVPGIRADYFKFAETDARNSSWNFSPRVVVRQDLTTSSPKTTVKGGVGVFHQPPQAFEMDKVFGRPNLTSNRAIHYTAGLEQEVGAHVTVSVEGFYKALDNLVVQGLGNTGDGRVYGSEWLLRWQKDPKMFGWIAYTLMRSERREKPDDLLRLFDFDQTHILTAILSRNLGHGWRVGGRFRLVSGNLYTPSNYGALDADRAVYQPVSSMPLFGERLGTFHQLDFRVDKEIDAKPLKLSIYLDIQNIYFHRSQEGISYNYNYVEKSPVLGLPILPILGLRGDLL; encoded by the coding sequence GCAACGTGAGGCCGCGCTGTTTCCTCCTCCTCGCTCGCGGCGTGGTCCTTCGTCTCGCGCTCGCGGCGACCGCCCTGGCGTTCACGTCCTCGCCGGCGATCGCGTTTGCGCAGCAGCCCGCGCCGGCGAACGAGGTGGTTCCGCCGAAGCTGACGAAGGACTCGCCTGCGCTTTATCCGGAGCAAGCGCTCCGGGAGAAGGTCGCGGGGCGGGTCGTCGTGAACCTGATCCTGGAGATCGATCCCAGCGGGAAGGTGAAGACCGCGACGATCCCGGAGCCGGTGGGGCACGGCTTCGACGAGGCGGCGGCGTCGGCGGCGTCGGGCCTCGCGTTCGAGCCCGCCACGCGCGGAGGCGCGCCGATCGCCGCGAAGATCCGCTTCTCGTACACGTTCGATCCGCCCGCCGCGCGCGTGACGGGCAAGGTCCTTCGTCCCCCGAACGACGTGCCGATCGAGGGCGCGACGGTGGTGGTGACCGACGCGACCGGCGAGCATCGCGTGACGACGGGGAAAGACGGCGCGTACCGCGTCGAGGGCCTCGCGGCGGGGAAGGTCCACATCCACGTCGAGGCGCGGGGGCGCACGCCGCAGGACCTCGACGAGGAGATCGGCGCGGGCGAGGAGGCCGAGGTCGTGCTCCGTCTCGCCGTCTTCGAAGAAGCGCCGCCGCCGACGGTGCCGGGGAAACCGGGCGAGCCGGAGGAGGCGATCGAAGAGGTCCGCGTCAAAGGCGAGCGGCCGCCGCGGGAGGTCACGAAGCGCAGCATCCCGCGCGAGGAGATCAACGTCATCCCCGGCACCAACGGCGACGCGCTCCGCTCGCTCCAGAACCTCCCCGGCGTCGCGCGTCCGCCGCCGTTCGGCGGTCAGCTCGTGGTGCGCGGCTCGGCCCCGCAGGACACGAACTACTTCGTCGACGGGACGAACATCCCGCTCATTTACCACTTCGGCGGCCTCTCCTCGGTCCTCCCGACCGAGGTGCTCGACCATATCGACTTTTATCCCGGCAACTACGGCGCGCAATACGGCCGCGGAATGGGCGGTATCGTCGACGTCGCGGTGCGCGGGCCGAAGGACGACGGGCGCATGCACGGCATGGCGCAGGTCGACCTCATCGACGCGCGCTTCGTCGCGGAGCGCTCGCTCGGCAAGGGCTGGAGCTTCATGCTCGGCGGCCGCCGGTCGTATTTCGATTTGTGGCTCGGCCCGATCCTCGCGAGCGCCGCCGGCGTCAGCACCGCGCCGCGCTATTACGATTACCAGGTGATGCTGAAGAAGGAGCTCGGGCCGGACCACGAGCTCCGGTTCTTCTTCTTCGGCTCGGACGACCGACTCCAGATCTTCAGCTCGGACCTCGGCGGCGACTTCGTGCTCGGCGGCGGCATCCGCGCCGTCGTCACGTTCTGGCGCGCGCAGATGCGCTACACGAACAAGCTCAACGCCGACACCCGCGTCACCGCCGTCGCCGCGGTCGGGCAGGACTACGTCAACTTCGGATTCGGTCCGAACTACCTCGATCTCACCACCACCCCGATCTCGCTCCGCGCCGAGGTGAGCCGCCGCCTCGCGCGCGCGATCACGCTCAACGCCGGCATCGACGCGATCCACACGCCGTTCAACATCGCGGTGCGCTTCCCGGTGCCGCAGCGCCCGGGCGTGCCCGACAGCGGCTTGAACGCGCCTTCGGTGCGGCAGGACACGTCCGGCACGTTGTTCACGCCGGGCGTGTACTCCGACCTCGAGATCGTCCCGCTGCGCGGCACGCGCATCGTGCCCGGCATCCGCGCGGACTACTTCAAGTTCGCGGAGACCGACGCGCGGAACTCGAGCTGGAACTTCTCACCCCGCGTCGTCGTCCGGCAAGACCTGACGACGAGCAGCCCGAAGACCACGGTGAAAGGCGGCGTCGGCGTCTTCCACCAGCCGCCGCAGGCGTTCGAGATGGACAAGGTGTTCGGGCGCCCGAACCTGACGTCGAACCGCGCGATCCACTACACGGCGGGCCTCGAGCAGGAGGTCGGCGCGCACGTCACGGTGTCGGTCGAGGGCTTCTACAAGGCGCTCGACAACCTCGTCGTGCAGGGGCTCGGCAACACCGGCGACGGCCGCGTGTACGGCTCGGAGTGGCTGCTCCGCTGGCAGAAGGACCCGAAGATGTTCGGGTGGATCGCGTACACGCTCATGCGGAGCGAGCGGCGCGAGAAGCCGGACGATCTCCTGCGCCTCTTCGACTTCGATCAGACGCACATCCTGACCGCCATCTTGAGCCGCAACCTCGGGCACGGCTGGCGCGTCGGCGGGCGCTTCCGCCTCGTCTCGGGCAACCTGTACACGCCGAGCAACTACGGCGCGCTCGACGCCGACCGCGCGGTGTATCAGCCGGTCAGCTCGATGCCGCTCTTCGGCGAGCGCCTCGGCACGTTCCACCAGCTCGACTTCCGCGTCGACAAGGAGATCGACGCCAAGCCGCTGAAGCTCAGCATCTACCTCGATATCCAAAACATCTACTTCCACCGGAGCCAAGAGGGCATTTCCTACAATTACAACTACGTCGAGAAGTCCCCTGTCCTCGGCCTGCCCATCCTGCCGATCCTCGGCCTGCGCGGAGACCTCCTGTGA
- a CDS encoding TolC family protein — MNERRARATVMLAGCLTALLALAPVARAEGEAPRSTIDDRTVIEMVLATNPSLAAARSDLRRAQLLEEAELHRYPFTLVVDGKGLRSGAPQLGAAGLTFPTSTTFSTGAELRRKLIWGTDLYVRLEATRQQSNTVFAFTPPGGAPVQQIFQLGPGYGGMMRLGFTQPLLRGAGRDVVLANLDAARVNRRTADSARDRTGSQLLLDALTAYWELYYASRSLDIQRRTLELARDQREEAAARVKTGSLAPVELLTFDSRIASLEEELVAVEAEERRRSTALGRLVGDPDLTPRRAVDEEPRHRDFAPSSDLRRRALESSPEISEQRNTLALAEVQARTVADPFRHRLDVDGYVQANGLGNREVPPVFDQLGALKAITAQVTLTYEAPLDNTRYRAEHERALVAVTAAKQRLDSTIQKVTADLDDAEQRRVSATLRIGLADRTLAVSKSQLDSEKARFKTGTGTALQVRVAEDQVRTSELRAVRARVDLAIADLGLLHVSGALVPQAAR; from the coding sequence ATGAATGAGCGACGAGCGCGCGCGACGGTCATGCTCGCCGGCTGCCTCACGGCGCTCCTCGCGCTCGCGCCGGTCGCGCGCGCCGAAGGTGAGGCTCCACGGAGTACGATCGACGACCGGACCGTCATCGAGATGGTGCTCGCGACGAATCCCTCCCTCGCGGCCGCCAGGAGCGACCTTCGCCGGGCGCAGCTCCTCGAAGAAGCCGAGCTGCACCGCTATCCCTTCACGCTCGTCGTCGACGGAAAGGGCCTTCGCAGCGGCGCGCCCCAGCTCGGCGCCGCCGGTCTGACGTTTCCGACGTCGACGACGTTCTCGACCGGGGCCGAGCTGCGCCGAAAGCTCATTTGGGGAACGGACCTCTATGTCCGACTCGAGGCGACGCGGCAGCAGTCGAATACCGTCTTCGCGTTCACACCTCCCGGCGGCGCGCCGGTCCAGCAGATCTTCCAGCTCGGTCCCGGGTATGGCGGGATGATGCGGCTCGGCTTCACGCAGCCGCTCCTCCGCGGCGCAGGTCGTGACGTCGTGCTCGCGAACCTCGACGCCGCGAGGGTGAACCGGAGGACGGCAGACTCCGCGCGCGACCGCACCGGCAGCCAGCTCCTGCTCGACGCGCTCACGGCGTACTGGGAGCTCTACTACGCGAGCCGATCGCTCGACATCCAGCGACGAACCCTCGAATTGGCGCGCGACCAGCGCGAAGAGGCGGCCGCCCGGGTCAAGACCGGGAGCTTGGCGCCGGTCGAGCTGCTCACGTTCGACTCGCGCATCGCCTCGCTCGAGGAGGAGCTGGTCGCGGTAGAGGCCGAGGAGCGCCGTCGCTCCACCGCGCTCGGGCGCCTCGTCGGAGACCCGGACCTCACGCCTCGCCGCGCCGTCGACGAGGAGCCCCGGCATCGCGACTTCGCTCCTTCGAGCGATCTACGCCGGCGCGCGCTCGAGAGCTCTCCCGAGATATCCGAGCAACGAAACACCCTCGCCCTGGCCGAGGTTCAGGCGCGGACGGTGGCGGATCCCTTCCGGCACCGACTCGACGTCGATGGATACGTTCAGGCCAATGGCCTCGGCAACCGCGAGGTCCCCCCGGTCTTCGATCAACTCGGCGCGCTCAAGGCGATCACGGCGCAGGTCACGCTGACGTACGAGGCACCGCTGGACAACACCCGCTATCGCGCGGAGCACGAGCGGGCGCTCGTCGCCGTGACCGCCGCGAAGCAGCGCCTCGATTCGACGATCCAGAAGGTGACCGCCGATCTCGACGACGCGGAGCAACGGCGCGTCTCCGCGACGCTTCGCATCGGTCTCGCCGATCGCACGCTGGCGGTCTCGAAGAGCCAGCTCGACTCCGAAAAGGCTCGGTTCAAGACGGGGACCGGCACCGCGCTACAGGTGCGTGTCGCCGAAGACCAGGTGCGGACCAGCGAGCTGCGAGCCGTTCGAGCCCGCGTCGATCTCGCGATCGCCGACCTCGGCCTTCTCCACGTCAGCGGAGCCCTCGTCCCGCAAGCGGCGCGCTGA
- a CDS encoding ABC transporter permease encodes MMWVATLFMAIREIRRNVMRSVLTTLGIVIGVGSVIAMVTLGQSATSRVTSDIASLGQNMLIVMPGSARRGGPVTVAASPFRLEDVRAMEKEVADLAGVAPTTTKGVLVVYGNTNYSSIAYGATNAYFAVRGLKIVRGRDFSEGELAGGTPACILGETVRTKLFANQEALGTTIRVGTVACNVVGLLESKGQNTFGQDQDDFLVMPLTTLQRRLAGNVDISTIYVSVADERELARTRSRIQGVLRDRRRIQPGQEDDFNVQDTKEIANTVSSVTGVLTALLGAIAAVSLLVGGIGIMNIMLVSVTERTREIGIRLAIGALAEEVLLQFLVEAILLCVLGGGIGVAFGLGGSYVATRVLSMPFVMDPSIVVLAFAFSAAIGVAFGFFPARKAARLNPIEALRHE; translated from the coding sequence ATGATGTGGGTCGCGACGCTGTTCATGGCGATCCGCGAGATCCGGCGCAACGTGATGCGCTCGGTCCTCACGACGCTCGGCATCGTGATCGGCGTCGGCTCGGTCATCGCGATGGTCACGCTCGGCCAGTCCGCGACGTCACGCGTGACGAGCGACATCGCGAGCCTCGGTCAGAACATGCTCATCGTCATGCCCGGCTCGGCCCGGCGCGGTGGTCCTGTCACCGTCGCCGCCTCGCCGTTCCGGCTCGAGGACGTCCGCGCGATGGAGAAAGAGGTCGCCGACCTCGCCGGCGTCGCGCCGACGACGACGAAAGGAGTGCTCGTCGTTTATGGCAATACGAATTATTCGAGCATCGCGTACGGCGCGACGAATGCCTACTTCGCAGTGCGGGGGCTCAAGATCGTCCGCGGTCGAGACTTCTCGGAGGGAGAGCTCGCCGGTGGAACCCCCGCCTGCATCCTCGGCGAGACGGTGAGGACGAAGCTCTTCGCCAACCAGGAGGCGCTCGGCACGACGATTCGTGTCGGCACCGTCGCCTGCAACGTCGTCGGTCTGCTCGAGTCGAAGGGGCAGAATACGTTCGGACAAGATCAGGACGACTTCCTCGTCATGCCGCTGACCACGCTCCAAAGGCGGCTCGCGGGCAACGTGGACATCTCGACGATCTACGTCTCGGTCGCGGACGAGCGCGAGCTCGCGCGGACACGTTCCCGGATCCAGGGAGTGCTCCGCGATCGGCGCCGGATCCAGCCGGGACAAGAGGACGACTTCAACGTCCAGGACACGAAAGAAATCGCGAACACCGTGAGCAGCGTGACGGGAGTGCTCACGGCGCTGCTCGGCGCGATCGCAGCGGTGAGCCTGCTCGTCGGAGGGATCGGAATCATGAACATCATGCTCGTGTCGGTGACCGAGCGGACGCGTGAAATCGGTATTCGACTCGCGATCGGCGCGCTCGCCGAGGAGGTCCTGCTCCAGTTCCTCGTCGAGGCCATATTGCTCTGCGTGCTCGGCGGCGGGATCGGCGTCGCGTTCGGCCTCGGCGGCTCCTACGTCGCGACCCGCGTGCTCTCGATGCCGTTCGTGATGGATCCCTCGATCGTCGTCCTCGCGTTCGCGTTCTCGGCCGCGATCGGCGTCGCGTTCGGCTTCTTCCCCGCGCGCAAGGCCGCTCGTCTCAACCCGATCGAGGCGCTCCGTCATGAATGA